One Hermetia illucens chromosome 4, iHerIll2.2.curated.20191125, whole genome shotgun sequence DNA segment encodes these proteins:
- the LOC119655034 gene encoding vacuolar protein sorting-associated protein 33A, whose translation MFPHLSGWRVNIALLQEAASKQLAELVEKCDGSKIIVWGDGLYGPVGLIAQLSFLKERNVMKNLPLQGGELPDVDVKHVIFITRPNLKCMDMIAENVHSESRRRKFVQRDFHLCFLPRKSLLCEQHLKHKGVFGSFASIEEFPCDFFPVDSDLISMELPDAYKELVIEGDQTCLFQAATGLVNLQKIYGRIPKIFGKGNFAARVWELAKGMGREERSMFNSDKGAIDQMIILDRSVDLMSVLATQLTYEGLIDENFGIKQTTVQLPADKFSKGNEERFQRISTPEVKTIILNSGEEIFAELRDKNFNEVGKILSRHAKAISSQLEERHSDKSVQEMKKFVERLPNILGKKQSVATHTTIAEMIKEITESNEFGDDLAAEQEFMMCSDIDKPSPYIEDLIAKKCDFRTVIRLICIQCIAASGLKPKILDYYKRELVHVYGVESLLTISSLERAGILKIPTEARPYAVLRKRLNLTVDEAIEISPKDISYVHSFYAPLSIRIIEQSLKPNGWQNLKGDLNILPGPMFEDFQAPLIGIGGRRASLTSEISSSDIPRVILVFFLGGCTFAEISALRFLAQQEEYNVEFIIATTKIMNKNSFLSSFHELLGN comes from the exons ATGTTTCCACATTTATCTGGATGGCGAGTTAATATAGCTTTGCTTCAAGAGGCGGCAAGCAAACAGTTGGCTGAATTGGTAGAAAAATGCGATGGGTCAAAG ATTATTGTTTGGGGCGACGGTCTCTACGGTCCTGTCGGCCTAATTGCGCAGCTGAGTTTCCTTAAAGAACGAAACGTTATGAAAAATCTTCCTTTGCAAGGCGGCGAACTACCAGACGTCGATGTCAAGCATGTAATATTCATCACCCGCCCCAATCTTAAATGCATGGATATGATTGCAGAGAATGTTCACAGCGAATCACGACGCCGGAAATTTGTCCAACGCGATTTTCATCTATGCTTTTTACCACGAAAATCGCTCCTATGCGAACAACATCTCAAACACAAAGGAGTGTTTGGGAGTTTTGCATCAATCGAGGAATTTCCTTGTGATTTCTTTCCTGTTGACAGTGATTTAATCTCAATGGAACTTCCAGACGCTTATAAAGAGTTGGTGATAGAGGGTGATCAGACTTGTCTATTTCAAGCAGCTACCGGACTTGTGAACCTGCAAAAAATTTACGGCAGGATACCAAAAATATTTGGGAAAGGAAATTTTGCAGCCAGAGTTTGGGAGCTTGCTAAAGGAATGGGTCGCGAGGAACGTTCCATGTTCAACTCGGATAAAGGAGCAATCGATCAGATGATAATCTTAGATAGGTCGGTCGATCTGATGAGTGTTCTGGCGACTCAACTTACATATGAAGGACTTATAGATGAAAATTTTGGGATCAAACAAACAACAGTTCAGTTGCCAGCTGATAAGTTTTCAAAAGGAAATGAAGAACGTTTCCAACGAATCTCAACGCCTGAAGTAAAAACAATCATACTGAACTCAGGTGAGGAAATCTTTGCTGAGTTGCGAGATAAAAACTTCAATGAGGTTGGTAAAATCCTGTCACGACATGCGAAGGCAATCAGTTCACAACTTGAAGAGCGGCATAGTGATAAGTCGGTTCAGGAAATGAAAAAGTTTGTTGAACGTCTTCCTAACATTCTCGGAAAGAAACAATCAGTCGCCACGCATACTACGATTGCAGAGATGATAAAGGAGATTACTGAGTCGAATGAATTTGGAGATGACCTAGCTGCTGAACAAGAGTTTATGATGTGCTCGGATATCGATAAGCCTAGCCCTTATATTGAAGATTTAATTGCGAAAAAGTGTGATTTTCGAACTGTGATAAGATTAATCTGCATTCAGTGTATTGCCGCGTCGGGGTTGAAACCAAAG ATTCTGGATTATTATAAACGGGAATTGGTGCATGTCTATGGAGTTGAAAGTCTGTTAACAATAAGTAGTCTTGAGCGTGCTGGGATCCTGAAAATACCAACTGAAGCTCGACCTTACGCTGTATTACGCAAG CGACTCAATCTAACCGTTGACGAAGCCATCGAAATCTCCCCAAAAGATATCAGCTACGTTCATAGTTTCTACGCTCCATTATCAATACGAATCATCGAACAAAGTCTAAAACCAAACGGTTGGCAAAATCTCAAAGGCGACCTAAATATTTTGCCAGGACCAATGTTTGAAGATTTTCAGGCACCACTGATCGGTATCGGCGGCAGACGTGCATCATTAACCAGTGAAATTTCCTCATCAGACATTCCACGTGTGATATTAGTTTTCTTTTTAGGTGGTTGCACCTTTGCCGAAATATCTGCTTTAAGATTTCTAGCTCAACAGGAGGAATATAATGTTGAATTTATAATTGCAACTAcgaaaattatgaataaaaattcatttttaagttCGTTTCATGAACTTTTGGGCAATTGA
- the LOC119654311 gene encoding zinc finger protein 821-like — protein MSATVDPAPVVKTETPLFYNCNYPATLLNLDTYQNVKSRSKWNESPEARQRRLARNAERMREKRSKESDEEYRARLARNAEANRIRRQNESDMERTLRLMKNAARQRLRRANESGEDRAKRLAKSAERMRMVRASAPKVEKPNLADRLKGY, from the coding sequence ATGAGCGCGACAGTAGACCCAGCGCCAGTTGTGAAAACGGAAACTCCACTTTTCTACAACTGTAATTACCCTGCAACCCTCCTGAATCTAGACACCTATCAAAACGTAAAGTCTAGATCAAAGTGGAACGAGAGTCCCGAAGCAAGACAACGCCGGTTGGCACGGAACGCGGAAAGGATGCGTGAGAAACGATCAAAGGAGTCAGATGAAGAATACAGAGCGCGATTGGCCCGGAATGCGGAAGCGAACCGTATTCGGAGACAAAATGAATCGGACATGGAGAGAACGTTGCGACTAATGAAAAATGCTGCGCGCCAAAGGTTGAGGCGTGCTAATGAGAGTGGCGAGGACCGGGCAAAACGCCTGGCCAAAAGCGCGGAACGAATGCGGATGGTGCGAGCCAGTGCAccaaaagtggaaaaaccaaATTTGGCCGACAGGCTGAAAGGATACTAG
- the LOC119654309 gene encoding putative uncharacterized protein DDB_G0271606 isoform X2 gives MESGHNDGIKLEGNEHYNLLSIDAANQGNTPGSTTESSSSFRSTSSKQRWNESPEARARRLARNAERMRERRARESEDEYRARLARNAEANRMRRHNENEVERAMRLVRNAARQRLRRAMETPDQRSKRLAKLAERMRIYRANETPEQRKMRLAEMAARARERIARESSEERKERLRKLSEYAKKNTVQNVPDTQIGGQQTSQPQQPNPPTYPHQTLTNSIEYYQNMFINSALRPNITKDLQTQLNVTQNSTQLPVRFTNNTHGVVIDPSVPTNIFQQNFYDDSKPVQKIQQVPYQTLTSSIEYYQNKFIKGEKVQQDTKDQSPSEEIKPKIRPPGSESSSPLASHQQLVNPTTQLYNQFPYLNNFPPVSSPPSSSNSQQNYYPMYHNGFQLAIAPNTIPPPFTPVHFQNAGTIQQPQQQQQQQAPQNYNIVNASQQAQNQQQLPQQPTQLVQDFPKPVRGRPKKIFPDNEITRIPAELQDEAIRQYKVNALLENEINQILASPKRGRGRPGRGHETEEERRIRLDKMAAHQRQVRANETLEEREIRLRKLSERARLKRQQIRETETEEERRVRRAKQAEYARLRRLRAQTPENKKRIEERAKQLYAQIHSQQQQLLQQQQQSAIIHGQQQPQSQQPTMHQNQSHTLQMAHSSGANAANEDFVKNPGKDFAQSENNDVLKILEPIIIMKAK, from the exons ATGGAAAGCGGCCACAATGATGGCATTaaattagaaggcaatgaacaTTATAATCTGTTGAGCATTGACGCTGCTAACCAGGGCAACACGCCAGGCTCCACGACAGAGTCGTCCAGTTCGTTTCGTAGCACAAGCTCAAAGCAGCGTTGGAATGAAAGTCCCGAGGCGCGAGCCAGACGTCTAGCCCGGAATGCGGAGAGGATGCGCGAACGCCGAGCTCGTGAATCAGAGGATGAATACCGTGCGCGACTAGCACGGAACGCGGAGGCTAACCGAATGCGACGACACAATGAAAACGAAGTTGAGCGTGCCATGCGATTAGTACGCAATGCGGCACGACAGCGTCTACGGCGCGCCATGGAGACACCCGATCAGCGCTCCAAACGCCTCGCAAAACTAGCTGAACGGATGAGAATCTACAGGGCAAACGAAACACCGGAACAACGGAAGATGCGGCTGGCTGAGATGGCGGCAAGAGCTCGAGAACGTATCGCGCGCGAATCAAGCGAGGAACGGAAGGAGCGGCTCCGGAAGCTATCGGAATATGCTAAGAAG AATACTGTACAGAATGTTCCGGACACGCAAATCGGTGGGCAGCAAACTAGCCAGCCACAGCAGCCAAACCCACCCACATATCCTCACCAGACACTAACGAATTCCATTGAATACTACCAAAATATGTTTATCAACTCTGCATTGCGTCCAAACATAACCAAGGATCTCCAAACTCAACTGAACGTTACCCAGAATTCCACTCAACTCCCGGTTCGATTCACCAACAATACTCACGGAGTTGTCATAGATCCCAGTGTCCCCACAAACATATTCCAGCAAAACTTTTACGATGATTCCAAACCTGTACAAAAGATTCAGCAAGTTCCATATCAAACACTTACTAGTTCCATAGAATATTATCAAAACAAGTTCATAAAAGGAGAGAAAGTCCAGCAGGACACCAAAGATCAGTCGCCGTCGGAAGAAATCAAACCGAAGATTAGACCGCCTGGCTCCGAGTCATCCTCTCCACTAGCCTCGCATCAGCAGCTTGTCAACCCGACAACTCAGCTATACAACCAGTTCCCATACTTAAACAACTTCCCACCCGTATCATCTCCCCCGTCCTCCAGCAATTCGCAGCAGAACTACTATCCCATGTATCATAACGGTTTTCAACTTGCCATAGCTCCCAACACTATCCCACCCCCCTTTACTCCCGTACACTTCCAGAACGCGGGCACTATCCAGCAGCcgcagcaacagcaacaacagcaagCGCCGCAAAACTACAACATAGTAAACGCTTCCCAGCAAGCACAAAATCAACAACAACTACCACAACAACCAACGCAACTGGTTCAGGATTTTCCAAAACCGGTCCGTGGACGACCTAAAAAAATATTCCCGGACAATGAAATAACTCGCATTCCGGCCGAATTACAAGATGAAGCAATACGACAGTACAAGGTCAATGCTTTACTGGAGAACGAGATCAACCAGATCCTTGCATCTCCTAAACGCGGTCGAGGTCGTCCCGGACGTGGTCACGAAACAGAAGAGGAGCGCCGAATTCGCCTTGACAAAATGGCCGCTCATCAACGCCAAGTCCGAGCCAATGAAACTCTCGAAGAACGAGAGATCCGGTTGAGAAAGTTAAGCGAGCGTGCCCGCTTGAAGCGCCAACAAATTCGCGAAACGGAAACTGAGGAGGAGCGTCGTGTACGACGTGCCAAACAAGCCGAATATGCACGGCTTCGTCGTCTTAGAGCACAAACACCGGAGAATAAGAAACGAATAGAGGAGCGGGCGAAACAGCTGTACGCCCAAATACATAGTCAACAGCAGCAGCTGCTGCAGCAACAACAGCAGAGTGCCATTATTCACGGGCAACAGCAGCCGCAATCACAACAACCCACAATGCATCAAAATCAATCGCATACCCTGCAAATGGCTCATTCATCTGGTGCTAATGCAGCTAATGAAGATTTCGTGAAGAATCCCGGCAAGGATTTTGCACAATCGGAAAATAATGACGTGTTGAAAATACTGGAGCCTATTATTATAATGAAAGCGAAATAA
- the LOC119654309 gene encoding putative uncharacterized protein DDB_G0271606 isoform X1, protein MESGHNDGIKLEGNEHYNLLSIDAANQGNTPGSTTESSSSFRSTSSKQRWNESPEARARRLARNAERMRERRARESEDEYRARLARNAEANRMRRHNENEVERAMRLVRNAARQRLRRAMETPDQRSKRLAKLAERMRIYRANETPEQRKMRLAEMAARARERIARESSEERKERLRKLSEYAKKNLNQNTVQNVPDTQIGGQQTSQPQQPNPPTYPHQTLTNSIEYYQNMFINSALRPNITKDLQTQLNVTQNSTQLPVRFTNNTHGVVIDPSVPTNIFQQNFYDDSKPVQKIQQVPYQTLTSSIEYYQNKFIKGEKVQQDTKDQSPSEEIKPKIRPPGSESSSPLASHQQLVNPTTQLYNQFPYLNNFPPVSSPPSSSNSQQNYYPMYHNGFQLAIAPNTIPPPFTPVHFQNAGTIQQPQQQQQQQAPQNYNIVNASQQAQNQQQLPQQPTQLVQDFPKPVRGRPKKIFPDNEITRIPAELQDEAIRQYKVNALLENEINQILASPKRGRGRPGRGHETEEERRIRLDKMAAHQRQVRANETLEEREIRLRKLSERARLKRQQIRETETEEERRVRRAKQAEYARLRRLRAQTPENKKRIEERAKQLYAQIHSQQQQLLQQQQQSAIIHGQQQPQSQQPTMHQNQSHTLQMAHSSGANAANEDFVKNPGKDFAQSENNDVLKILEPIIIMKAK, encoded by the exons ATGGAAAGCGGCCACAATGATGGCATTaaattagaaggcaatgaacaTTATAATCTGTTGAGCATTGACGCTGCTAACCAGGGCAACACGCCAGGCTCCACGACAGAGTCGTCCAGTTCGTTTCGTAGCACAAGCTCAAAGCAGCGTTGGAATGAAAGTCCCGAGGCGCGAGCCAGACGTCTAGCCCGGAATGCGGAGAGGATGCGCGAACGCCGAGCTCGTGAATCAGAGGATGAATACCGTGCGCGACTAGCACGGAACGCGGAGGCTAACCGAATGCGACGACACAATGAAAACGAAGTTGAGCGTGCCATGCGATTAGTACGCAATGCGGCACGACAGCGTCTACGGCGCGCCATGGAGACACCCGATCAGCGCTCCAAACGCCTCGCAAAACTAGCTGAACGGATGAGAATCTACAGGGCAAACGAAACACCGGAACAACGGAAGATGCGGCTGGCTGAGATGGCGGCAAGAGCTCGAGAACGTATCGCGCGCGAATCAAGCGAGGAACGGAAGGAGCGGCTCCGGAAGCTATCGGAATATGCTAAGAAG AATTTAAATCAGAATACTGTACAGAATGTTCCGGACACGCAAATCGGTGGGCAGCAAACTAGCCAGCCACAGCAGCCAAACCCACCCACATATCCTCACCAGACACTAACGAATTCCATTGAATACTACCAAAATATGTTTATCAACTCTGCATTGCGTCCAAACATAACCAAGGATCTCCAAACTCAACTGAACGTTACCCAGAATTCCACTCAACTCCCGGTTCGATTCACCAACAATACTCACGGAGTTGTCATAGATCCCAGTGTCCCCACAAACATATTCCAGCAAAACTTTTACGATGATTCCAAACCTGTACAAAAGATTCAGCAAGTTCCATATCAAACACTTACTAGTTCCATAGAATATTATCAAAACAAGTTCATAAAAGGAGAGAAAGTCCAGCAGGACACCAAAGATCAGTCGCCGTCGGAAGAAATCAAACCGAAGATTAGACCGCCTGGCTCCGAGTCATCCTCTCCACTAGCCTCGCATCAGCAGCTTGTCAACCCGACAACTCAGCTATACAACCAGTTCCCATACTTAAACAACTTCCCACCCGTATCATCTCCCCCGTCCTCCAGCAATTCGCAGCAGAACTACTATCCCATGTATCATAACGGTTTTCAACTTGCCATAGCTCCCAACACTATCCCACCCCCCTTTACTCCCGTACACTTCCAGAACGCGGGCACTATCCAGCAGCcgcagcaacagcaacaacagcaagCGCCGCAAAACTACAACATAGTAAACGCTTCCCAGCAAGCACAAAATCAACAACAACTACCACAACAACCAACGCAACTGGTTCAGGATTTTCCAAAACCGGTCCGTGGACGACCTAAAAAAATATTCCCGGACAATGAAATAACTCGCATTCCGGCCGAATTACAAGATGAAGCAATACGACAGTACAAGGTCAATGCTTTACTGGAGAACGAGATCAACCAGATCCTTGCATCTCCTAAACGCGGTCGAGGTCGTCCCGGACGTGGTCACGAAACAGAAGAGGAGCGCCGAATTCGCCTTGACAAAATGGCCGCTCATCAACGCCAAGTCCGAGCCAATGAAACTCTCGAAGAACGAGAGATCCGGTTGAGAAAGTTAAGCGAGCGTGCCCGCTTGAAGCGCCAACAAATTCGCGAAACGGAAACTGAGGAGGAGCGTCGTGTACGACGTGCCAAACAAGCCGAATATGCACGGCTTCGTCGTCTTAGAGCACAAACACCGGAGAATAAGAAACGAATAGAGGAGCGGGCGAAACAGCTGTACGCCCAAATACATAGTCAACAGCAGCAGCTGCTGCAGCAACAACAGCAGAGTGCCATTATTCACGGGCAACAGCAGCCGCAATCACAACAACCCACAATGCATCAAAATCAATCGCATACCCTGCAAATGGCTCATTCATCTGGTGCTAATGCAGCTAATGAAGATTTCGTGAAGAATCCCGGCAAGGATTTTGCACAATCGGAAAATAATGACGTGTTGAAAATACTGGAGCCTATTATTATAATGAAAGCGAAATAA